CTGTAAGGTGGGTCTCAAACATATCGATGATTTCAAGGAAACGTTCAGCTTCACGGAAAACGTGATCTGCCAATAGAGGATGGATAATGCTCTTGATTTTGCATTCTTCGATTAAATCTCTGGCGGTTTTCTTAAAGTCTCGAAGTGATACGACGGAAACTCGGTTCTGATCTAGAAATTGATCCAAAAGAGGAGCGGTTTGAGATTGCGGTTTCATGGACTCTAAGTCCACAGCTTGAAAGACTAATTGATCAAAATCATTGCTAAAATTACGCGCCATATCCACCAGCTTTCTTTCCGATGGGTCAAGGAGATGTCCGATGAATTTTGCATGATCCGCCATGATCCTTAAAAAGAATACATTTTCTTTGATGATGGCATCTGCCAGTGGTTTCAATTTACCCTCATTTAATTCTTTTAATCGTTTTCTGAAATAATTGGCTTCCCTGCTTGTATGGTCGACTAAAAGTGGGAAATTGTTTGCACCAGGCAATTTACAGGTGAGTATCAACCCCAATACCTTCCTTTTGAATAAAAAAATTCCTGTAGCAGCTTGTTGCACTTCCGAGTTAAATCTCCTGATCTGTTCAGGATCAGCTTGATTTGTAAATGTATGGGATTGCTGTTCTATCCGTTCAAATAAATGATAAAACTGATTAGCCTCCTCAATTAGCTGCGTATCTTCACATCTAAAACCTAGTCTTAGAAATAACGAGTGTTCCTTCATTATTCTTGACCAAAAACGAATCTCATCTAAAGAGCGTGCAACAAACATTCCTGATTTATTTCTAATAGATTCCTGTGTGTCCTCACTCATAACCCTAAAGCCCCCTTTTTAAAACAAAACCATCATTAAATCTTATTAACAAAGGGACATTAGTATTCTGCTCAATTTGAATATAAATAAAAGCAATTACTAATATCCTTTTAGCACCTCAAACAAATTGGTACTTGATGGCGTTTATTATGATGAGTTCATGAAGGGGAATAACATGATTCATCCATGTTGTTGCCGGTATATGTGATTATTGCATTTTAGCTAGAAAGGAAAATGGATTTTGAACCTAGGATGCACCAAAAGCATGTAACAGTGGGGATTCAAAGGGGAATCGAATACCATGGACTTTCTAAAAAAATTTCGGCAGCCATTCTGAATAAAAAACCCTTAGACTTTATCTAAGGGTTCTCGTATTATAATCCAGCAGTATCATTCGGTTACTATTGATAGTCATTTGTCACTAAGTTCATTTATTTTTTTCGTAAGCTCATTAAACTTCTGGTCGAGTTCTGTGTACGCTTTATCGTTTGGAGTCATAAAGCTAAGCTTTCCCAATACTTCTTGTCTTTCTGTTTCAAGTGTTAATCGTAGTTCTTCCAGATTATCTCTTTTTGAGGATGATTCATACAATTGCTTTTGTATGTGATTTTTTGAAATGATAAGTTTGCTGCTTGTCGTTTTTTCAAGAAAATATCGATCATGCGAAACTACGATTAGCGTTCCAGTATACTGTGCCAAGGTATCTTCAAGTTGTTCCCGTGAAGCTAAGTCCAGGTGATTTGTCGGCTCATCCAAAATAAGCACATCTTTTTCTTCTAGGATATATTCCATTAACTTACATTTCACTCGCTCACCCATACTCATGTTCTTAATGGGTTCTGTCCATTGAGATGTCGTGAAGCCTAAATGCTTCATTAAAGTTTGAACGTTCCCTCTCGACTCGAAAGTTTCTTTATGAAATAGCTGGGAGGGTGTTAGTTCAAGTGGTAAATCAAACACCTCTTGCGTCAAATAGCCAATTTTTGCAGATGGTGAAATCCAAACATTGCCCGCAAAATTTTCACGTCCAAGAATTATTTTTAATAATGTCGTCTTTCCGCTGCCATTGGGACCTATTATGGAAACCTTCTCACCATGCTGTATCGTGAAATTGACGTTTTTAAATAGTGTTCGCTCGTTAAAAGACTTAGTTAAATTCTTAACTTCCAAAAAACGTTTTCCCGTCTTGTTTTTTGCTTTAATTGAAAAGCGTACAGTATATTCGGATTCAACAGGTTCAGCTTTTGCTTTTTCAAGCTCTTTTTCAAGACGCTTTTGTTTAGATTTTACCTGTGCATCCATTCGTTTTGCTTTTACGCGATAGTATTCCTTAACTCCTTCTTTTTTCGTCGATTGGGAATGGGCTTTTTTCGACCAAGAAGTGATTTCATTCATTTGTCCCTCAATCCGTTCAACCATTTTTTGCTGTTTTTCATATTCACGTTGTTGTGTAAGTCTTTTCTGTTTGCGAACCTCCATATAACTAGAATAATTCCCTCTGTGTTCAATTAGCTTTTTATCTTCAATCGACCAAATTTTCGTTGCAACAGCATCCAAAAAATAACGATCGTGCGAAACAAAAATGATGGTACCTCTATAATTTTTTATTTGTCCCTTAAGGAATTCTAAACTGTCCTCATCAAGATGGTTCGTCGGTTCATCTAATAGTAAAAGGTCTGCATCTTTAGAAAGTCCTTTTGCAAGTCGGGCTTTCAGTTTTTCTCCCCCGCTTAATTGTTGGAATTCATGGCCTGGTACATTCATTTTATCAAGTAATTTAACTTCGGAAGGGGTCTTATCTTCAGATGGATGCGACACGACTTCTTGTTCAACCATAAAAACTTTCAAGTCTTGCTGCAGCCATTGGATTTGTCCGCGTACAGGCTCTAAATCATTGTTAATTAATTGCAACAACGTAGATTTACCGGCACCATTTTTGCCAATGATACCGATGATTTCCCCTTGTTGAACACTTGCATTTACATTTTCAAAAATGTTTACGTCCATTACTTCATAGCTAATATTGGTTAATTTTAATAATTCTTTCATATAATTCAGCCCTCTCCTTAATGGGAGGATAAAAAAAATCCTCCCAATTCATATGGAAGGATTAGCCGTACCTGTGCATTGTCAAATAAGAGCTATTTTGAGTATAGCTCTGTAATTTATAGAAAATGGGCAGACTAATCCTATTTTGTATGATTTGAAATATGCGATTTCAAATTTAAAAATAAGATTAGTTAATCATCGGCCACCCATCATCCCTTCTGATATTAATAAAATCAGTATAGCATAAATTAACCTTTGAAAACAAAAGGAAACAGCATAATTCTTTCCTTTCATTCCCAAAGATTTTATTATTGTTTTAACTCCATCAAATATCTTATTATAAGGTGGGCAATAGGACTGCATTTTTCCTATATGATGTGTTTATAAGGGCTATGTTAAATTCATAAAACATTTACCGCCATAGGGTTGTTTCCTTAAGGAGGACATTAATATGGAATATATAAAGGGAATCGATGTTTCACATTGGCAAGGTGCCATTCATTGGGGGGAAGTTGCAAAGGCAGACGTGAAGTTCGTGTTCATTAAAGCAACAGAGGGAACGAGTTATTCTAAGTTATCTTATTTCAAAGAAAATGCACCACAAGCATTGGCAGCGGGATTGAAAGTCGGGGCCTATCACTATGCAAAGTTTGCAACTGTTGCAGAAGCAGAGGCTGAGGCAGCTTATTTTTTAGATTCAATCAGCTCTTTTGCTTTAAATTACCCTGTTGTTCTTGATCTTGAGGAAAATAAAAAAAAGGCAAAGAAAAAAACGCTGACCGATGCAGCAATAGCTTTTTTAGAAGCTATTGAAGAAGCTGGATACACGGCTATGCTGTATACTGGTAAATATTTTCTCGAAAATAGTTTAGATGAATCAAGGTTGACGAATTACGCTTTGTGGATTGCCAGATACAACAGCACGTTGGGACGTAGCGCAGATATTTGGCAGCATTCTGATTCGGGTAAAATAAGGGGCATCAGTACAAAGGTGGATTTGAATATAGCCTATAGGGATTTTACAAATACAATAAATACTTTTAGGACGCACAACACCGGTGCATTGAAAACCGAAACAACCACAATTTATACAGTAACAAAAGGCGACACACTTAGCTTCATTGCAAAAAACCATAATACAACGATAAAATCCCTTGTTAGTCTTAACGGAATTAAAGATCCCGACAAAATTTATATCGGTCAAAGATTAAGGCTGAAATAAGTAAAGGCTCTTCTCATTACGAGAGGAGCTTATTTTTTAATATATTCCTTATATTTCTTTAAGTTCGTCAATTGCTACTTCTGATCTTTCCTCTAATGGTCCTCTTAAATGTACTGTAGCCGTTCTTCCATCTTCATTTAAATTATCAATCCATACTGAGGTTCCATTATATCTCACCTCAATGTCGGATGAAGAAGAAAGTATCTGTTTTACACGCTTAACATCCACATATATCCCTCCCTGCTAATTAGTCTACCTATTATTTGGGGAAAGGCTTAATTTTATTCGTTTATTCAGCGATTAATGCTGCGACTAAATCATTTAAGCACAATGATGTTTAACCTTTCTTGTTAACCGTCGTGAAGTGCATGCTTTTTAATTATGTTTGTAATGAAAAGGTGAGAATTCTTAATCTTAAAAGTATTAAGTTTATCTGCTAGAATGGATAGGATTGTAAAATGAATCTTGAGGTGATGAATTTGAAAAAACACAGACTGGAATCCCAGTTTATCTCAGTGGGCTAAGACTAAGCAAAAAAGAATATATTATAGAGCTAACGGATGCCTTGCTTTCAATAGGGGAGTCGCTTTGGTACCTCCTACTCAAATGGAGTTAATGGGACGGAAGGGTTGAATAAGGAAATAAATAAGATGGGACAATATTGGAGGAGAAAGTGTTGTTTGGTTTGAAGTCCATACGCATTCTTATACATGCTTTTAGGGGGGTATCATGGAATTATCGTTATTATTGGAATATGGCTGGGTGTTAATTATTCTAATTTTTTTAGAAGGCTTATTATCTGCCGATAATGCATTGGTTTTAGCCATTATGTCAAAGCATTTACCAAAAGAACAGCAAAAAAAAGCGATTAATATTGGGTTGCTTTTAGCTTTTATATTTAGGATTGGTGCAATCTTTATTATTTCGTACCTTTTCCATGTTTGGCAAGTTCAAGCAATTGGGGCTGCATATTTGATTTTCATCTCATTAAAGCATTTACTAAAAAAGGACCACGGGGAGAATGAGGGAAAAGGGAAAAGCTACCGTATGACCGTTGCGCAAATTGCATTGGCTGATATTGCTTTTGCTATCGATTCCATTTTGGCTGCAGTCGCTCTTGTCATTGCCTTGCCAGATACACCAATGGGTGATATAGGCGGAATGGATGGGGCGAAATTCATTGTTATTTTATTAGGAGCGATTGCAGGTTTAATTGTCATCCGCTTTGCAGCAGGATACTTTGTTAAGATACTGACGGAGCGACCTAGCCTCGAAACCGCAGCCATGTTAATCGTTGGTTGGGTAGGGGTTAAGTTATTAATGCATACCCTTGCGCATCCAGCCGTGCACATTATCCCACACGATTTTGTTGAAGGACCGATCTGGAATATTATCTTTTGGTCAGTCATGCTTCTTATTGCTATAGGCGGATGGTTTTTATCTGGAAAAACAGTGAAAAATGATAAGCAAAATGACTAATGTTATCAGAATAAAAAAGAGTTGAAATACTTTAGTGTTAATTTTTGTAAACCTTATGTTTGCTAAATAGGATTTTAAGACCGACTTCCAATTTCGGTCTTTTTGCCTCCGCGGCTGCGGGGGTCTACTCTGGACTCGCTTTTCTAAGCAGGAGTCTGGCACATCTGTTCCAATCAACATTGTATTAACTATTAGATGAAACCTTTTGCCTACAAACTGAGGAGACCACAATAAGTGGTCTCTTTTATTAATGTTTAACAAATCCTGTTTGTAAACCATGTATGAAATAAATAACCTTGATTTATTTATCCACTGCTAAAATCTGTGTACTATGCGATGATGAGGATACTTGAAGATTTATGGGCAATGTTCAAAAAGACCAGAGGCAGCACTGCCGAAATGTAAGAAAGGGCATAGTATCGATTTTATATCCAACCCGATGACCAGTTTTGATCGGAAAGTATCTACTTTCCTTCTTTTTATGGAACCGCCCGAAAATCCAAATGAAAAAGCCACTTATATTTATGATATATTTTTTAATGAATCAATTATAAAGGTCTAAATCTTTACAGTATTTCCGCACTAACCGTGATGCTTTTGATTGGCTAATGGATAATTGATGAGCGACCTTCCTTGTATTCCTGAATTTTGTATATGAGGTAACAATCAGGTTTCTTTCAAGTTCTTCTAACGCTTTATTTAATGAATAATCTTGTAGCATTTGACTTGATTTGTTCTGGACGGTGCTGTTTTGACTATGTGGTGTTTCTTGACTTGATGTTTCTTGAGCATTTTTTTGTTGTAGCATTATCGGTAAATCGGATACTTGAATGATAGCTTCACTCGTTACAACTAAGCTTTCTATTAAATTCTCTAATTGTCTTATATTTCCGGACCAAGGATAGTCATAAAAAATATCGAGGACTTCCTTCGATATTATCCGATTAACTTGATACTTTTTATTGAATACTGAAAGAAAATAGTAAGATAGCGGAATGATATCTTCTTTTCTTTCCCTTATTGGCGGTATTTGTAAATTAACTACATTAAGTCGATAATATAAATCTTCTCTAAATCTTTTTTTCTGCACCATCTCAAATAAGTCTCGATTGGTAGCGGAAATAATACGAATGTCCACTTTCTTTAGTTCTCTGCCCCCGACAGGAAGAAATTCAAGGTCTTGAATAACCTGTAAAAGCTTAGCCTGAATATTAATCGGGATTTCCCCGATTTCATCCAAAAATACGGTACCGCCGTTTGCCATTTCAAGTAGACCTTTTTTTCCGCCTTTGTTTGCCCCGGTAAAAGAACCATCGGTGTATCCGAAAAGTTCTGATTCTATTAATTGTTCCGGTATGGTAGCACAGTTAATGGATAAAAAAGGCGAGTTCTTTCGAAGTCCTCTATTATGAATGTATTTAGCCAACACTCCTTTCCCTGTACCAGACTCCCCTTGAATCAAAATGGTCGCATCAACCATAGAAATCTTATCGCAGACCTCCATTACATTGTTCATCTGTTCGTTGTTCGTAATTACGCTTTCTTTATAAGAATTCTTTTCACTTAGTTTTTCTGGTTCTTGTTCGTCCGGAATGTATAACCCTTTATAGTTTGGTTCTTGTGCTGTTGTAATAATAAGTTCAATTTCCTGTTCATCGTTGAGTAAAGGAATAGCTGTTGTAATCATTTCCTTTCCAATATATGAAACTTGCTTGATTGTAACCGATTTCTTTTCTTTCAAAACAAAGGGTAAAATACTAGGTTTCCAATATCCTTTGGAGAAAATTTCATTATTATGTTTTCCGACTATTTCGCTTAACTGCTTTCCATAATGTCTTTCATACGCTTTATTTGCATAAATAATGCGGGCATCTTTGTTAAGAACATATATCTCATTAGGTGAATGATCTAAAATTTTTTTCAAAATCTCAGTACTCATTTCAATTTTTCCTTCATTACTCATTAAGTTTTGCATGAGTTTGCTCCCTTCATCTCCTTTTAAGTGTTAAATGAGTCTATAATAACTAGGATGAGTCTATTATGGTTAAATTGAGTCAATTATAAATCATATTTATACATTAAAGAAGGGGGAATTAGTAAAATATCGGTAATAATAGGGGGCTGTCGAAATGGCATTATCCTTGCATAAGAGTTAAGTAAAGCATGCTGCAGAAATAAGGAAATATGATGCCAATCGGCAGAGGAGGTTTAAAAGGAATACCTGTATCCTTATTCAGAGCAAGTCTTTATTTTTATGGATAATTAAAAGGAGGAACTGCCATTATGTCGACAAAAGAAGAAATGAAAAGGCTGGACTATACACTACCTTATAATAAGTATGTGGATCCTGAAGTCATGAAGGAGGAAAGGGAAAATATTTTCTATAAAAATTGGATTATGGTTGGGCATACAAGCCAGGTAGAGAAGGTTGGAGACTTCTTTACATTTGATTTGGTCGGGGAGCCGATTATTGTAACACGGGGCAAGGACGGAGAGTTGCATGCTTTTTATAATATTTGCCCTCACCGTGGTGCGATAGTCGAGCGTACAGAACAGGGCAATAAAAAAATTCTCCAGTGTATTTATCATGGATGGACATTCCATTTAGATGGTAAGGTGAACAGGACTCCAAATTTCAAAACAAATGATATAGAAAAACCTAGCTGCATGACTCCAATTCGTATAGAAGTACATCAGTCGATGATATTTGTAAATCTAAATCAGGATGCACCTGCTTTCGAAACAGATTATCAATCTTTTTTAAATAACATAAATGAATATACATTTCTTAGTTCCTTAAAAAAGGTCAGGGAAAACCGTCGAATTGTTCAAGCTAACTGGAAATCAATCATTGACAATTATTTGGAATGTGATCATTGTCAAATTGCACATCCTAGCTTCTCGAAGGCCTTCGATTTAACTAAATATAGTATTACTCCTTGTGATAATTTTTCCTATCAGTGTACAACAGCCAGTGATGAAGAAGAAGGTCCTGGTGCACGTTTTTACTGGGTTTGGCCGAATACCATGATAAGTATATACCCAGGTACTGGAAATATGACAACGAGCCATATTATCCCGGTTGATGAAAAAAGTTCATTGGCAATTTATCGTTATTATTTTGCTGATGAAAACTTGACTGAAGACGAGGAAGATTTAATTAAATTTGTAGATCAAGTGCGGGAAGAAGACTTCGAATTAGTTGAGTTATTACAAAGTGGATTACATTCTAGAGCTTGTGGAAGAGGAGTATATTCTCCGACCGAGCACGGTTTGAAACATTTTCATCAATTAGTCACAAAGGCGATGCAAAGCTAGTCTGTAATCTATAAATGACCAATGGTTTGATAAAATGAAAGCGCTTTAAATGCTGATCATTCGTTAGGTGAATTATATTAAAGCTGGAGCTGAAAGTGTAAGTTTTCATACTATCAAAAAGCAATGAAAGAGGGGTTCTTTTAATATGAAACAATCAAATGTTGATAAAGCAATCTTTTGGCCGGCTCTAGCTATTCTTGCTGCTTTATCAATTCCTGTACTATTAAATCCTAAAAAAGGGACTGCAATCCTCGGAGATCTACATCATTTAATTGCCGAGAGTTTGAGTTCATTATATTTATGGGCTGTGGTGGCGGCTTTAGGTTTCTTGATTTGGCTGGCATTTAGTAAATATGGAAAGATAAAATTTGGTGCGCCTGATACCAAGCCGGAATTTTCGACATTCAGTTGGTTAGCTATGTTATTTACGGCGGGAATTGGTGCAAGTATCACATACTGGAGCGCGATTGAATGGGCTTATTATTACACTGCTCCGCCTTTTGGGGCCGAACCAAAAACTGCGGCGGCGGCAGATTGGGCGTCTACGTATGGATTATTTCATTGGGGCTTTAGCGCATGGGTACTATATTGTCTACCTGCTTTGCCGATTGCCTATAACTTATATGTGAGGAAAAATCCGAGTGTGAAATTGAGTTCAGCGTGTGAAGGTGTTCTCAAAAAGGGAGCAAATAGCTGGTTAGGTAAAGCGATTGACGTTTTTTTCATGGTTGGACTGGTTGGAGGAATAGGGGCTGCTTTAGGCTTGGGACTTCCGATGATTTCTGAAGGTATATCTGAATTATTTAATATACCACGAAGCTTTATGTTAGATATGACGCTAATAGTAGCCTTGACATTAATATTCTGTGTTAGCACGTATTTTGGTCTGAAAAAGGGCCTGAAAAGATTAGCTAACATCAATACGTACCTTTTTTTGGCACTTTCTGCATTCGTTCTTTTAGCTGGTCCAACTTTGTTTATAATATCCAGATTTACGGATAGCGTTGGGATTTTGTTACAGAATTTCTTTCGTATGAGTTTCTACACCGACTCTGTTGCCAATTCTGGCTTTCCGGAAGCTTGGACGATATTTTACTGGGCCTGGTGGTTTGCTTGTGCTCCTTATATGGGCATATTTGTAGCAAAAATCTCGAAAGGAAGAACGATAAGACAAGTCATTTTTGCTGAATGTATTGGAGGAACAGTAGGGTGTTGGGCGGCGTTTTCCATTATGGGTAATACAGGTCTTTACTTTGAACTTAATAAACTTGTTCCTGTCATTGACATTTTAGAGAAAAAAGGTGGGGAAGCAGCCATTGCCGCCATTTACCAGGGGCTTCCCGGCGGCAGTGTAGCCTTGCTTGCGATTATGATTATCACCCTTATTTTTCTTTCTGCTACACTAGACTCTTCATCATTCACATTAGCAAGCGCAGCATCAAAAAAGTTGTCAATAGATCAAGAGCCAGCTGGATGGCACAAAATATTTTGGGCATTGGTCATAGAGCTTGTAGCGTTTTCCATGATGTTCGGTGGAGGACTTCATGCTCTT
The DNA window shown above is from Peribacillus sp. FSL P2-0133 and carries:
- a CDS encoding DUF2935 domain-containing protein, which produces MSEDTQESIRNKSGMFVARSLDEIRFWSRIMKEHSLFLRLGFRCEDTQLIEEANQFYHLFERIEQQSHTFTNQADPEQIRRFNSEVQQAATGIFLFKRKVLGLILTCKLPGANNFPLLVDHTSREANYFRKRLKELNEGKLKPLADAIIKENVFFLRIMADHAKFIGHLLDPSERKLVDMARNFSNDFDQLVFQAVDLESMKPQSQTAPLLDQFLDQNRVSVVSLRDFKKTARDLIEECKIKSIIHPLLADHVFREAERFLEIIDMFETHLTGETYN
- the abc-f gene encoding ABC-F type ribosomal protection protein, producing MKELLKLTNISYEVMDVNIFENVNASVQQGEIIGIIGKNGAGKSTLLQLINNDLEPVRGQIQWLQQDLKVFMVEQEVVSHPSEDKTPSEVKLLDKMNVPGHEFQQLSGGEKLKARLAKGLSKDADLLLLDEPTNHLDEDSLEFLKGQIKNYRGTIIFVSHDRYFLDAVATKIWSIEDKKLIEHRGNYSSYMEVRKQKRLTQQREYEKQQKMVERIEGQMNEITSWSKKAHSQSTKKEGVKEYYRVKAKRMDAQVKSKQKRLEKELEKAKAEPVESEYTVRFSIKAKNKTGKRFLEVKNLTKSFNERTLFKNVNFTIQHGEKVSIIGPNGSGKTTLLKIILGRENFAGNVWISPSAKIGYLTQEVFDLPLELTPSQLFHKETFESRGNVQTLMKHLGFTTSQWTEPIKNMSMGERVKCKLMEYILEEKDVLILDEPTNHLDLASREQLEDTLAQYTGTLIVVSHDRYFLEKTTSSKLIISKNHIQKQLYESSSKRDNLEELRLTLETERQEVLGKLSFMTPNDKAYTELDQKFNELTKKINELSDK
- a CDS encoding GH25 family lysozyme, translated to MEYIKGIDVSHWQGAIHWGEVAKADVKFVFIKATEGTSYSKLSYFKENAPQALAAGLKVGAYHYAKFATVAEAEAEAAYFLDSISSFALNYPVVLDLEENKKKAKKKTLTDAAIAFLEAIEEAGYTAMLYTGKYFLENSLDESRLTNYALWIARYNSTLGRSADIWQHSDSGKIRGISTKVDLNIAYRDFTNTINTFRTHNTGALKTETTTIYTVTKGDTLSFIAKNHNTTIKSLVSLNGIKDPDKIYIGQRLRLK
- a CDS encoding H-type small acid-soluble spore protein; its protein translation is MDVKRVKQILSSSSDIEVRYNGTSVWIDNLNEDGRTATVHLRGPLEERSEVAIDELKEI
- a CDS encoding TerC family protein — translated: MELSLLLEYGWVLIILIFLEGLLSADNALVLAIMSKHLPKEQQKKAINIGLLLAFIFRIGAIFIISYLFHVWQVQAIGAAYLIFISLKHLLKKDHGENEGKGKSYRMTVAQIALADIAFAIDSILAAVALVIALPDTPMGDIGGMDGAKFIVILLGAIAGLIVIRFAAGYFVKILTERPSLETAAMLIVGWVGVKLLMHTLAHPAVHIIPHDFVEGPIWNIIFWSVMLLIAIGGWFLSGKTVKNDKQND
- a CDS encoding sigma 54-interacting transcriptional regulator → MQNLMSNEGKIEMSTEILKKILDHSPNEIYVLNKDARIIYANKAYERHYGKQLSEIVGKHNNEIFSKGYWKPSILPFVLKEKKSVTIKQVSYIGKEMITTAIPLLNDEQEIELIITTAQEPNYKGLYIPDEQEPEKLSEKNSYKESVITNNEQMNNVMEVCDKISMVDATILIQGESGTGKGVLAKYIHNRGLRKNSPFLSINCATIPEQLIESELFGYTDGSFTGANKGGKKGLLEMANGGTVFLDEIGEIPINIQAKLLQVIQDLEFLPVGGRELKKVDIRIISATNRDLFEMVQKKRFREDLYYRLNVVNLQIPPIRERKEDIIPLSYYFLSVFNKKYQVNRIISKEVLDIFYDYPWSGNIRQLENLIESLVVTSEAIIQVSDLPIMLQQKNAQETSSQETPHSQNSTVQNKSSQMLQDYSLNKALEELERNLIVTSYTKFRNTRKVAHQLSISQSKASRLVRKYCKDLDLYN
- a CDS encoding SRPBCC family protein — translated: MSTKEEMKRLDYTLPYNKYVDPEVMKEERENIFYKNWIMVGHTSQVEKVGDFFTFDLVGEPIIVTRGKDGELHAFYNICPHRGAIVERTEQGNKKILQCIYHGWTFHLDGKVNRTPNFKTNDIEKPSCMTPIRIEVHQSMIFVNLNQDAPAFETDYQSFLNNINEYTFLSSLKKVRENRRIVQANWKSIIDNYLECDHCQIAHPSFSKAFDLTKYSITPCDNFSYQCTTASDEEEGPGARFYWVWPNTMISIYPGTGNMTTSHIIPVDEKSSLAIYRYYFADENLTEDEEDLIKFVDQVREEDFELVELLQSGLHSRACGRGVYSPTEHGLKHFHQLVTKAMQS
- a CDS encoding BCCT family transporter; amino-acid sequence: MKQSNVDKAIFWPALAILAALSIPVLLNPKKGTAILGDLHHLIAESLSSLYLWAVVAALGFLIWLAFSKYGKIKFGAPDTKPEFSTFSWLAMLFTAGIGASITYWSAIEWAYYYTAPPFGAEPKTAAAADWASTYGLFHWGFSAWVLYCLPALPIAYNLYVRKNPSVKLSSACEGVLKKGANSWLGKAIDVFFMVGLVGGIGAALGLGLPMISEGISELFNIPRSFMLDMTLIVALTLIFCVSTYFGLKKGLKRLANINTYLFLALSAFVLLAGPTLFIISRFTDSVGILLQNFFRMSFYTDSVANSGFPEAWTIFYWAWWFACAPYMGIFVAKISKGRTIRQVIFAECIGGTVGCWAAFSIMGNTGLYFELNKLVPVIDILEKKGGEAAIAAIYQGLPGGSVALLAIMIITLIFLSATLDSSSFTLASAASKKLSIDQEPAGWHKIFWALVIELVAFSMMFGGGLHALQSVVVITSVPLILIMAMASISLIKWIKEDQAGSSSIEKTINEEPTKLTS